From Methylobacterium radiodurans, a single genomic window includes:
- a CDS encoding acyl-CoA dehydrogenase family protein, with protein MSASPAFQTEPQDVVALSAEAGAAAKKLVAEATRRVRARVLGQDGKIDAAKLEAEQHAAHGLAWLAVYGEAVRELGTYAANLQAAGKLGETETLLVKIGAGEYLDQMFGGIPMSQGEMVRATGSLGLSARELAQFRTDAVEAMIADGNTPENRAALVSKIREGGGSATIGESGLDEDMEAIRSEMRRFGKAEVVDQAHEWHLQNAYIPMEIIQKMAELGVFGLTIPEEYGGMGMPKTAMCVVSEELSRAYIGVGSLGTRSEIAAELILGGGTEEQKQRFLPKIASGEILPTAVFTEPNTGSDLASLRTKAVKDGDTWKISGNKTWITHPVRADIMTVLVRTKPEEKGHRGLSMLIAEKPRGDDANPFPVDGLSGGEIEVLGYRGMKEYELAFENFSVPGHNLLGGVEGKGFAQLMQTFESARIQTAARAIGVAQSALDIGLRYAEERVQFGKALINFPRVADKLAMMAVEINIARQLTYFSAREKDEGKRCDLEAGMAKLLGARVAWAAADNALQIHGGNGFALEYQISRVLCDARILSIFEGAAEIQAQVIARRLLEAA; from the coding sequence ATGTCCGCCTCTCCCGCCTTCCAGACCGAACCGCAGGACGTCGTCGCCCTGTCCGCCGAGGCGGGCGCGGCTGCCAAGAAGCTCGTCGCTGAGGCGACCCGCCGGGTGCGCGCCCGCGTGCTGGGCCAGGACGGCAAGATCGACGCCGCCAAGCTTGAGGCCGAGCAGCACGCCGCCCACGGCCTCGCCTGGCTCGCCGTCTACGGCGAGGCCGTGCGGGAACTGGGCACCTACGCGGCCAACCTCCAGGCGGCGGGCAAGCTCGGCGAGACCGAGACGCTGCTCGTGAAGATCGGCGCGGGCGAGTATCTCGACCAGATGTTCGGCGGCATCCCGATGAGCCAGGGCGAGATGGTGCGCGCCACGGGCTCCCTCGGGCTCTCGGCCAGGGAGCTGGCCCAGTTCCGCACCGACGCGGTCGAGGCGATGATCGCCGACGGCAACACGCCTGAGAACCGCGCCGCGCTGGTGTCCAAGATCCGCGAGGGCGGCGGCTCGGCAACGATCGGCGAGTCCGGCCTCGACGAGGACATGGAGGCGATCCGCTCCGAGATGCGCCGCTTCGGCAAGGCCGAGGTGGTCGATCAGGCCCACGAATGGCATCTGCAGAACGCCTACATCCCGATGGAGATCATCCAGAAGATGGCCGAACTCGGCGTCTTCGGGCTGACGATCCCCGAGGAGTACGGCGGCATGGGCATGCCCAAGACCGCGATGTGCGTGGTCTCGGAGGAGCTGTCGCGCGCCTATATCGGCGTCGGCTCGCTCGGCACCCGCTCGGAGATCGCGGCCGAACTCATCCTCGGCGGCGGCACCGAGGAGCAGAAACAGCGCTTCCTGCCGAAGATCGCGAGCGGGGAGATCCTGCCCACCGCCGTGTTCACCGAGCCGAACACCGGCTCCGACCTCGCCTCGCTCCGCACCAAGGCGGTGAAGGACGGCGACACCTGGAAGATCTCGGGCAACAAGACCTGGATCACGCATCCGGTGCGCGCCGACATCATGACGGTGCTGGTGCGGACCAAGCCCGAGGAGAAGGGCCATCGCGGCCTCTCCATGCTGATCGCAGAGAAGCCGCGGGGCGACGACGCGAATCCGTTCCCGGTCGATGGCCTGTCGGGCGGCGAGATCGAGGTGCTCGGCTACCGCGGCATGAAGGAGTACGAGCTCGCCTTCGAGAACTTCTCGGTTCCCGGCCACAACCTGCTCGGCGGCGTCGAGGGCAAGGGCTTCGCCCAGCTGATGCAGACCTTCGAGTCGGCCCGCATCCAGACGGCGGCCCGCGCCATCGGCGTGGCCCAGTCGGCCCTCGACATCGGCCTGCGCTACGCCGAGGAGCGGGTACAGTTCGGCAAGGCGCTGATCAACTTCCCCCGCGTCGCCGACAAGCTCGCCATGATGGCGGTGGAGATCAACATCGCCCGCCAGCTCACCTACTTCTCGGCCCGCGAGAAGGACGAGGGCAAGCGCTGCGATCTCGAGGCCGGCATGGCCAAGCTCCTCGGCGCCCGCGTCGCCTGGGCGGCCGCCGACAACGCGCTTCAGATCCACGGCGGCAACGGCTTCGCGCTGGAGTACCAGATCAGCCGCGTGCTCTGCGACGCCCGCATCCTCTCGATCTTCGAGGGCGCGGCCGAGATCCAGGCCCAGGTCATCGCCCGCCGCCTGCTGGAAGCCGCCTGA
- a CDS encoding DMT family transporter: MTRPISAPVNPALRLVPGLFVLIWSTGFVVARLVAPHAEPLTFLMLRYGLTVCVLGTVALAAGARWPVGWRGWRDALLAGILLQGIYLDGVFWAVSRGLPAGLAALVTSLPPVLTALVAGPLLGERVSGRRWLGVGIGALGAGLVLLPKIGASSGAIPLDALAVCFAATLALTGGTLWQKRSAATVDLRTNAAVQFLGAGLMTLPLALLLEEGRFDASLPALAGLAWSVLGLSVGGVLLLLWLIQQQAVAGVSALFYLVPAVSAVMAYLLFGETLVPLQVAGMLVAVVGVALASRG, from the coding sequence ATGACCCGACCCATCTCCGCTCCGGTGAACCCCGCCCTCCGGCTCGTGCCGGGCCTCTTCGTCCTGATCTGGTCGACCGGCTTCGTCGTCGCTCGGCTCGTCGCGCCCCATGCCGAGCCCCTGACCTTCCTGATGCTGCGTTACGGGCTGACCGTCTGCGTCCTCGGCACGGTGGCGCTCGCCGCCGGCGCGCGCTGGCCGGTGGGCTGGCGGGGCTGGCGGGACGCGCTGCTGGCCGGGATCCTGCTCCAGGGCATCTATCTCGATGGCGTGTTCTGGGCGGTGAGCCGGGGTCTGCCGGCGGGGCTCGCCGCGCTCGTGACGAGCCTGCCGCCGGTGCTGACGGCCCTCGTTGCGGGCCCGCTGCTCGGCGAGCGGGTCTCGGGCCGGCGCTGGCTCGGCGTCGGGATCGGCGCCCTCGGCGCGGGGCTGGTACTCCTGCCGAAGATCGGCGCGTCGAGCGGCGCGATCCCGCTCGACGCCCTCGCGGTCTGCTTCGCGGCCACGCTCGCGCTGACCGGCGGCACCCTTTGGCAGAAGCGCTCTGCGGCCACCGTCGACCTGCGCACCAACGCCGCCGTGCAGTTCCTGGGCGCCGGCCTGATGACCCTGCCGCTCGCCCTGCTGCTGGAGGAGGGACGGTTCGACGCGAGCCTTCCGGCTCTGGCCGGTCTCGCCTGGTCGGTGCTCGGTCTCTCGGTCGGCGGTGTGCTCCTGCTGCTCTGGCTGATCCAGCAGCAGGCGGTCGCTGGCGTCTCCGCCCTGTTCTACCTCGTGCCGGCGGTCTCGGCCGTGATGGCCTACCTCCTCTTCGGCGAGACCCTCGTGCCCCTGCAGGTCGCCGGCATGCTCGTCGCCGTGGTCGGCGTGGCCCTGGCGAGCCGGGGCTGA
- a CDS encoding YihY/virulence factor BrkB family protein → MRPAPRLRRLTEIAALAAARFVAHDGWAIASHIALSTLTSMFPFLILLAALAGLFGSKSLADEAGVLILDAWPKEVAKPIVGEVHRVLTEQRGGVLTIGALLALYFSSSGVESLRVGLNRAYGIREMRPWWLTRLESIGYVVCGAFAMLAFALLVVLGPLIWRNIVTVAPGLEPLGLTVAIGRIGITAFLLGLVLVIAHRFVAAGRRPILMVLPGVVVTLLLWFLAGLGFGFYLDRFSTAYASTYGGLATAMVFLVFLYWCAAMFLFGGEINGTVIAARRARLQARMQARRVGVR, encoded by the coding sequence ATGCGTCCCGCCCCGCGCCTGCGCCGCCTCACCGAGATCGCCGCCCTCGCCGCGGCGCGCTTCGTCGCGCATGACGGCTGGGCGATCGCGAGCCACATCGCGCTCTCGACGCTGACCTCGATGTTCCCGTTCCTGATCCTGCTGGCGGCGCTGGCCGGCCTGTTCGGATCGAAGTCGCTCGCCGACGAGGCCGGCGTGCTGATCCTGGACGCCTGGCCGAAGGAGGTGGCCAAGCCCATCGTCGGCGAGGTGCACCGGGTGCTCACCGAGCAGCGCGGCGGGGTGCTCACCATCGGCGCCCTGCTGGCACTCTACTTCTCGTCCTCCGGGGTCGAGTCCCTGCGGGTAGGGCTCAACCGCGCCTACGGCATCCGCGAGATGCGGCCCTGGTGGCTGACCCGGCTCGAATCGATCGGCTACGTGGTCTGCGGCGCCTTCGCGATGCTGGCCTTCGCGCTCCTCGTGGTGCTGGGCCCGCTGATCTGGCGCAACATCGTCACCGTCGCGCCGGGGCTTGAACCGCTCGGCCTCACCGTGGCGATCGGCCGGATCGGGATCACGGCCTTCCTGCTGGGGCTGGTGCTGGTCATCGCCCACCGCTTCGTCGCGGCCGGGCGGCGGCCGATCCTGATGGTGCTGCCGGGCGTCGTGGTGACGCTGCTGCTCTGGTTCCTCGCGGGCCTCGGCTTCGGCTTCTATCTCGACCGCTTCTCGACCGCCTACGCCTCGACCTACGGGGGTCTCGCCACCGCGATGGTGTTCCTCGTGTTCCTGTACTGGTGCGCCGCGATGTTCCTGTTCGGCGGCGAGATCAACGGCACCGTCATCGCGGCACGGCGCGCCCGCCTCCAGGCGCGGATGCAGGCCCGCAGGGTCGGGGTGCGCTAG
- a CDS encoding methyl-accepting chemotaxis protein, giving the protein MPVRSLSIRSKLTAAFSLLVLFVVALSFAGYRSAAGMNDLLLDVQTNWMPSVRTASQVDALTGRYTTSLLRHVLTSEPTMLASIDKDLVERAAKLAAARKAYEPLISSPEERALYESFSKSWDAFMAAVEPVLALSRTGRKAEALAVYESRGVAPRRAASLTLDKIVALNQSGSARAEALSAEIYAQTSTILIAGGLLASGLAVALGMLIVRSIGRDIASVVEPMKVLAAGDASVTVPHQGARTEIGAIAAAVQVFKENLIRTRQLEAETAQARAGAEAQRRAAMREMADGFEAAVGGIVGSVSASATELQATAQQMSGTAGQTAAQSSSVAAAAKAAADNVGTVAAAAEELSSSVQEIGRQVDGSASLAQAAVSEAAQTATLVQELSGAVAKIGDVVTMISTIAGQTNLLALNATIEAARAGEAGRGFAVVAAEVKELASQTARATEEISGQITRIQGATGQAVQAIGGIGARIQEISGVATMIAAAVEEQGAATQEIVRNVARAASGTTAVTGNIAGVAGAAEETGAAATQVLGAASELSRQSEHLAAEVNRFLGTVRAA; this is encoded by the coding sequence ATGCCCGTGCGCTCCCTCTCGATTCGGTCCAAGCTGACGGCAGCGTTCTCGCTATTGGTGCTGTTCGTCGTCGCGTTGTCATTCGCCGGCTATCGGAGTGCCGCGGGGATGAACGACTTGCTGCTCGACGTGCAGACGAACTGGATGCCTAGCGTGCGCACCGCGAGCCAAGTCGATGCGCTCACGGGCCGCTACACGACGAGCCTGCTTCGGCACGTCCTGACAAGCGAGCCGACAATGCTTGCGAGCATCGACAAGGACCTGGTCGAGCGCGCCGCCAAGCTGGCGGCGGCGCGGAAGGCCTACGAGCCGCTGATCAGCTCGCCCGAGGAGCGTGCGCTCTACGAGAGCTTCTCCAAGAGCTGGGACGCGTTCATGGCCGCGGTCGAGCCCGTTCTCGCCCTCTCGCGCACGGGCCGGAAGGCCGAGGCGCTCGCGGTCTACGAGAGCCGCGGCGTGGCGCCCCGGCGCGCGGCCTCCCTCACGCTCGACAAGATCGTAGCGCTGAACCAGTCCGGCAGCGCCCGGGCGGAGGCGCTCAGCGCGGAGATCTATGCCCAGACCAGCACGATCCTGATCGCGGGCGGCCTTCTCGCCTCCGGTCTCGCGGTGGCGCTCGGGATGCTGATCGTCCGCTCGATCGGTCGCGACATCGCCTCGGTGGTGGAGCCCATGAAGGTGCTCGCCGCGGGCGACGCCTCCGTCACTGTCCCGCACCAGGGCGCGCGCACGGAGATCGGCGCCATCGCGGCGGCCGTGCAGGTGTTCAAGGAGAACCTGATCCGGACGCGCCAGCTCGAGGCGGAGACCGCGCAAGCCCGGGCAGGTGCCGAAGCGCAGCGCAGGGCCGCGATGCGCGAGATGGCCGACGGGTTCGAGGCTGCCGTCGGTGGCATCGTCGGCTCGGTCTCGGCGTCCGCAACCGAGCTGCAGGCCACCGCGCAGCAGATGAGCGGAACGGCGGGCCAGACTGCCGCCCAGTCGAGCAGCGTCGCGGCCGCGGCGAAGGCAGCTGCCGACAATGTCGGCACTGTTGCCGCGGCGGCGGAGGAGCTGAGCTCGTCCGTGCAGGAGATCGGCCGCCAGGTGGACGGTTCGGCCAGCCTGGCGCAGGCGGCTGTCTCCGAGGCTGCCCAGACGGCGACGCTCGTGCAGGAACTCAGCGGTGCCGTCGCGAAGATCGGCGACGTGGTCACGATGATCTCGACGATCGCCGGGCAGACGAACCTCCTGGCGCTCAACGCGACCATTGAGGCAGCTCGTGCGGGCGAGGCGGGGCGCGGCTTCGCGGTGGTGGCCGCCGAGGTGAAGGAACTCGCCAGCCAGACCGCCCGGGCGACCGAGGAGATCTCCGGCCAGATCACGCGGATCCAGGGCGCGACGGGTCAGGCCGTGCAGGCGATTGGTGGGATCGGCGCGCGCATCCAGGAGATCAGCGGCGTGGCCACGATGATCGCGGCCGCCGTCGAGGAACAGGGCGCGGCGACCCAGGAGATCGTGCGCAACGTGGCTCGGGCCGCGAGCGGAACGACTGCTGTAACGGGCAATATCGCGGGCGTGGCGGGTGCCGCCGAGGAAACCGGTGCGGCCGCGACGCAGGTCCTGGGCGCAGCCTCCGAACTGTCGCGCCAGTCCGAACACCTCGCCGCCGAGGTGAACCGCTTCCTCGGCACCGTCCGCGCCGCGTAG
- a CDS encoding DUF6894 family protein, which translates to MPRYFFHTHIGDDVVVDPEGSELADLDAVRGTAEVLALQLLQGADGDPDLLKAVLFVADETEAVVLEFPLTDALSARSLPETEGGNGTLH; encoded by the coding sequence ATGCCACGCTACTTCTTCCACACGCATATCGGCGATGACGTCGTGGTGGACCCCGAAGGCAGCGAGTTGGCCGACTTGGATGCCGTCCGGGGAACGGCCGAGGTGCTGGCTCTGCAACTCCTCCAGGGCGCCGACGGCGATCCTGATTTGCTCAAGGCGGTGCTTTTCGTGGCCGATGAGACCGAGGCGGTGGTGCTGGAATTTCCGCTGACCGACGCCCTGTCAGCCCGATCCTTGCCGGAGACCGAGGGTGGGAACGGGACGCTGCACTGA
- a CDS encoding RluA family pseudouridine synthase translates to MAGGTERQGVVAAEAPVRLDRALAFLFPDLSRSRLQDLVKAGHVRRDGAAVRDPALKVAAGASLAVTVPEAAPAAPRPEALALVVPYEDDDLIVIDKPAGLVVHPAPGNETGTLVNALLDHCGDSLSGIGGVRRPGIVHRLDKDTSGLMVVAKNDAAHRGLAAQFADHGRSGPLERAYLALAWGVPEPARATVTADLARSRHNREKIAVVRPGEGRHAVTHYTVEARHGAEAARVRCRLETGRTHQIRVHLAHIGHPLLGDAVYGAAFKTKAARLPEAAQAALAALRRQALHAALLGFAHPRTGAHLRFESAAPPDLARLIAALGL, encoded by the coding sequence ATCGCGGGCGGGACGGAGCGGCAAGGGGTGGTCGCCGCGGAGGCGCCGGTGCGGCTGGACCGGGCGCTGGCCTTCCTGTTCCCCGACCTCTCGCGCTCGCGCCTCCAGGATCTGGTGAAGGCCGGTCACGTGCGGCGGGACGGGGCCGCGGTGCGCGACCCGGCCCTGAAGGTCGCGGCCGGCGCGAGCCTCGCCGTCACGGTCCCGGAGGCCGCCCCCGCCGCGCCGCGCCCCGAGGCGCTCGCTCTCGTCGTTCCCTACGAGGACGACGACCTGATCGTGATCGACAAGCCGGCGGGCCTCGTGGTGCACCCCGCCCCCGGCAACGAGACCGGCACCCTGGTCAACGCCCTGCTCGACCATTGCGGCGACAGCCTCTCGGGAATCGGCGGCGTGCGCCGGCCCGGCATCGTGCACCGGCTCGACAAGGACACGAGCGGCCTGATGGTGGTGGCCAAGAACGACGCCGCCCATCGGGGCCTCGCCGCGCAGTTCGCCGACCACGGCCGCAGCGGGCCGCTGGAGCGGGCCTATCTCGCCCTGGCCTGGGGCGTGCCCGAGCCCGCCCGCGCCACCGTCACGGCCGACCTCGCCCGCTCCCGGCACAACCGCGAGAAGATCGCGGTGGTGCGCCCCGGCGAGGGCCGGCACGCGGTGACGCACTACACGGTCGAGGCGCGCCACGGCGCGGAGGCGGCACGGGTTCGCTGCCGCCTCGAGACCGGGCGCACGCACCAGATCCGCGTGCACCTCGCCCATATCGGGCACCCGCTGCTCGGCGATGCGGTCTACGGAGCGGCCTTCAAGACCAAGGCGGCGCGGCTGCCGGAGGCGGCCCAGGCCGCGCTCGCGGCGCTGCGGCGGCAGGCGCTGCACGCCGCGCTCCTCGGCTTCGCGCATCCGCGCACGGGCGCGCACCTGCGCTTCGAGAGCGCGGCGCCGCCCGACCTCGCGCGGCTGATCGCGGCGCTCGGGCTGTAA
- the rpoH gene encoding RNA polymerase sigma factor RpoH produces MAGALPVLANEGGLSRYLDEIRKFPMLEPSEEFTLAKNWRDQGDREAAHRLVTSHLRLVAKIAMGYRGYGLPIGEVVSEGNVGLMQAVKRFDPDKGFRLATYAMWWIKAAIQEYILRSWSLVKMGTTANQKKLFFNLRKAKGRISALDEGDLKPDQVKQIATRLGVPEQDVIDMNRRLSGDTSLNAPLREEGEGEWQDWLVDNSPSQETVLVREEEGQNRLSALRDALGVLNPRERRIFEARRLADDPITLEDLSGEFGVSRERVRQIEVRAFEKVQEAVKRNVATREASPAREARVGA; encoded by the coding sequence ATGGCCGGCGCATTGCCCGTGCTCGCCAACGAAGGTGGCCTGTCGCGCTACCTCGATGAGATCCGCAAGTTCCCGATGCTGGAACCGTCGGAGGAGTTCACTCTCGCCAAGAACTGGCGCGACCAGGGGGACCGCGAGGCGGCGCACCGCCTCGTGACGTCGCACCTGCGCCTCGTGGCCAAGATCGCGATGGGCTACCGCGGCTACGGCTTGCCGATCGGCGAGGTGGTCTCGGAGGGCAATGTCGGCCTGATGCAGGCGGTCAAGCGCTTCGATCCCGACAAGGGCTTCCGTCTGGCCACCTACGCCATGTGGTGGATTAAGGCCGCGATCCAGGAATACATCCTGCGCTCGTGGTCGCTCGTGAAGATGGGCACCACCGCCAACCAGAAGAAGCTGTTCTTCAACCTGCGCAAGGCCAAGGGCCGGATCTCGGCGCTGGACGAGGGCGACCTCAAGCCCGATCAGGTCAAGCAGATCGCGACCCGCCTCGGCGTGCCGGAGCAGGACGTGATCGACATGAACCGGCGCCTGTCCGGCGACACCTCGCTCAACGCGCCCCTGCGCGAGGAGGGCGAGGGCGAGTGGCAGGACTGGCTCGTGGACAACAGCCCCAGCCAGGAGACCGTGCTGGTGCGCGAGGAAGAGGGGCAGAACCGCCTCTCGGCGCTGCGCGACGCGCTCGGCGTGCTCAATCCGCGCGAGCGGCGCATCTTCGAGGCGCGTCGGCTGGCCGACGACCCGATCACGCTGGAGGATCTCTCCGGCGAGTTCGGCGTCTCCCGCGAGCGCGTGCGCCAGATCGAGGTGCGCGCCTTCGAGAAGGTTCAGGAGGCGGTCAAGCGCAACGTCGCCACCCGCGAGGCCTCGCCCGCGCGCGAGGCGCGGGTCGGAGCCTAG
- a CDS encoding histidine kinase, which yields MADYYPLLARALDALPDRTPAMRRAVYDRARNALVAQLRSIDPPLSEDDIDTERRALDSAITRLEATYDVPAAANDPAPKAAAEPGPSVSAPRPPEASPVPPPQTVAPVPTQPVPAPPPPPPVPEPAAPAFAEAAPPEHPAEPFLPPAPPPHFVPAPPEPPREPAIPIAPPRPASEAPPPPDAEPAPEPAAAPEPAVPPDAQNGRQRPRIDVVAPRNRSRLLRNAFVGVVLACVIGAIAVAAYLLRDRPTELQATAPGPAETQAEGGDAKFADRLGGEPAPAERPGASETRAPAQGATQGTAPAPAQPDLAVAQRATLLEEGSGGPDAQPVTNQGRVLWRLESVSGEQGQPLQTAVVATITVPDALTLTLTIQRNLDATLPASHTVSLAFSPSGPDAAKRTVQDIGLLQAKDEESARGSPLSGLPVRVRENLFLIGLSSLRNDVDRNTDLLLHRNWFDLGLRYANGQRAVVTFEKGNTGAQVLQRAFEQWR from the coding sequence ATGGCCGATTACTACCCGCTGCTGGCGCGCGCCCTCGACGCGCTGCCCGACCGGACGCCCGCGATGCGCCGGGCCGTCTACGACCGGGCGCGCAACGCGCTGGTCGCCCAGCTCCGCTCGATCGACCCGCCCCTGAGCGAGGACGACATCGACACCGAGCGGCGGGCGCTCGACTCGGCGATCACACGCCTGGAGGCGACCTACGACGTACCGGCCGCGGCCAACGATCCGGCGCCGAAGGCGGCGGCCGAGCCGGGACCGTCCGTCAGCGCGCCGCGGCCGCCCGAGGCGTCCCCGGTTCCGCCGCCGCAGACCGTCGCCCCCGTGCCGACTCAGCCGGTGCCGGCCCCGCCGCCTCCGCCCCCCGTACCGGAGCCCGCCGCGCCCGCCTTCGCCGAGGCCGCGCCGCCCGAGCACCCGGCCGAGCCGTTCCTGCCGCCGGCCCCGCCGCCGCACTTCGTCCCGGCGCCGCCCGAGCCGCCGCGGGAGCCCGCGATCCCGATCGCCCCGCCGCGGCCGGCCAGCGAGGCGCCGCCCCCGCCGGATGCCGAGCCGGCGCCTGAGCCGGCCGCCGCCCCCGAGCCGGCGGTGCCGCCCGACGCCCAGAACGGGCGCCAGCGCCCGCGCATCGACGTGGTGGCGCCGCGCAACCGCTCGCGCCTCCTGCGCAACGCCTTCGTGGGGGTGGTGCTCGCCTGCGTGATCGGCGCCATCGCGGTCGCGGCCTATCTGCTGCGCGACCGGCCGACAGAGTTGCAGGCGACCGCGCCAGGCCCCGCGGAGACCCAGGCCGAGGGCGGCGACGCGAAATTCGCGGACCGGCTTGGCGGCGAGCCGGCGCCGGCCGAGCGGCCGGGCGCCTCTGAGACGCGCGCGCCCGCCCAAGGGGCGACCCAAGGGACGGCCCCGGCGCCGGCCCAGCCCGATCTCGCCGTCGCTCAGCGCGCGACGCTGCTGGAGGAGGGCAGCGGCGGGCCCGACGCGCAGCCGGTGACGAACCAGGGCCGCGTCCTGTGGCGGCTGGAATCCGTGAGCGGTGAGCAGGGCCAGCCCCTGCAGACCGCGGTGGTCGCCACGATCACGGTCCCGGACGCCCTGACCCTGACGCTGACGATCCAGCGCAACCTCGACGCGACCCTGCCGGCCTCGCACACCGTGAGCCTCGCCTTCAGCCCCTCGGGGCCGGATGCGGCCAAGCGCACGGTTCAGGACATCGGCCTGCTCCAGGCCAAGGACGAGGAGAGCGCGCGCGGCTCGCCGCTCTCCGGCCTGCCGGTGCGGGTGCGCGAGAACCTGTTCCTGATCGGTCTGTCGTCCCTGCGCAACGACGTCGACCGGAACACAGACCTCCTGCTCCACCGCAACTGGTTCGATCTTGGACTACGCTACGCCAACGGGCAGCGCGCGGTGGTGACCTTCGAGAAGGGCAATACCGGCGCGCAGGTGTTGCAGCGCGCCTTCGAGCAGTGGCGCTGA
- a CDS encoding adenylosuccinate synthase: MANVVVVGAQWGDEGKGKIVDWLSEQADIVVRFQGGHNAGHTLVIDGVTYKLALLPSGVVRGGKLSVIGNGVVVDPWHLVDEIARIQQQGVAISPETLRIADNATLILPLHRELDHFRETANAGLKIGTTKRGIGPAYEDKVGRRAIRVVDLADPDTLPAKIERLLAHHNALRRGLGIDEVDAGALLGELKAIAPTILPYVAPVWALLDEERRHGKRILFEGAQGALLDVDHGTYPFVTSSNIVAAQAATGSGLGPSAIGYVLGIAKAYTTRVGEGPFPTELFDEIGETIGAKGREFGVNTGRKRRCGWFDAVLVRQTVRTSGIHGIALTKLDILDGFETIRICTGYRLDGQTIDHLPASQAAQGRVEPIYEEIPGWSETTAGARSWAELPAQAIKYVRRIEELIGAPVALLSTSPERDDTILMHNPFED, from the coding sequence ATGGCGAACGTCGTCGTCGTAGGCGCCCAGTGGGGCGACGAGGGGAAGGGCAAGATCGTCGACTGGCTCTCGGAGCAGGCCGACATCGTGGTGCGCTTCCAGGGCGGGCACAATGCCGGCCACACCCTCGTCATCGACGGCGTCACCTACAAGCTGGCGCTGCTGCCCTCGGGCGTGGTGCGCGGCGGCAAGCTCTCGGTCATCGGCAACGGCGTCGTGGTCGATCCCTGGCATCTCGTGGACGAGATCGCGCGGATCCAGCAGCAGGGCGTGGCGATCTCGCCCGAGACCCTGCGCATCGCCGACAACGCCACCCTGATCCTGCCGCTGCACCGCGAGCTCGACCATTTCCGCGAGACCGCGAATGCCGGCCTCAAGATCGGCACGACCAAGCGCGGCATCGGCCCGGCCTACGAGGACAAGGTCGGCCGTCGCGCCATCCGGGTCGTCGACCTCGCCGACCCCGACACGCTGCCCGCCAAGATCGAGCGCCTGCTCGCCCACCACAACGCGCTCCGGCGCGGCCTGGGCATCGACGAGGTCGATGCCGGGGCGCTGCTCGGCGAGCTGAAGGCGATCGCGCCGACCATCCTCCCCTACGTGGCGCCGGTCTGGGCGCTGCTCGACGAGGAGCGCCGCCACGGCAAGCGCATCCTGTTCGAGGGCGCGCAGGGCGCGCTCCTCGACGTCGATCACGGCACCTACCCGTTCGTGACCTCCTCCAACATCGTGGCCGCCCAGGCCGCGACCGGCTCGGGGCTGGGTCCGAGCGCGATCGGCTACGTGCTGGGCATCGCCAAGGCCTACACCACCCGCGTCGGCGAGGGCCCGTTCCCGACCGAGCTGTTCGACGAGATCGGCGAGACGATCGGCGCGAAGGGCCGCGAGTTCGGCGTCAACACGGGGCGCAAGCGCCGCTGCGGCTGGTTCGACGCGGTGCTGGTGCGCCAGACCGTGCGGACCTCAGGGATCCACGGCATCGCGCTGACCAAGCTCGACATCCTCGACGGCTTCGAGACCATCCGGATCTGCACCGGCTACCGCCTCGACGGCCAGACCATCGACCACCTGCCGGCGAGCCAGGCCGCTCAAGGACGGGTCGAGCCGATCTACGAGGAGATCCCGGGCTGGAGCGAGACGACGGCGGGCGCCCGCTCCTGGGCCGAGCTGCCGGCCCAGGCGATCAAGTACGTGCGCCGGATCGAGGAACTGATCGGGGCGCCCGTCGCCCTGCTGTCGACCTCGCCGGAGCGCGACGACACCATCCTGATGCACAACCCCTTCGAGGATTAG